A section of the Humulus lupulus chromosome 2, drHumLupu1.1, whole genome shotgun sequence genome encodes:
- the LOC133819256 gene encoding probable aspartic proteinase GIP2, which translates to MSSNSFHHLLFCSLLLLIISPSISQTISFRPKALVLQVTKDSATHQYYTHITQRTPPVQVKVAIDLGGEFLWVDCEKGFNSSTKKPVPCRSAQCNLAKSKACSTNGNPSEDVCGEFPHNPFISTSTSGDLSQDIIYIQSTNGSRPGKVVSVPKFIFTCAPTFLLKGLTSGAVGVAGLGRNKIALPSLFSAAFSFPKKMAVCLSSTNGVVFFGNGPYELSSGIDVSKSLTYTPLILNPVNLIGGFQGESSSEYFIGVKSIKVDGKPVSVNSSLLSFDVDGNGGTKISTVDPYTTLETSIYNTVVNAFVNALAVRNVHKVAAVAPFSACFNAKDIGLSRAGPIVPPIEFVLQSEKVVWRVTGANSMVRVSNEVLCLGFVDGGPLHFVDWGIKFTPTAIVIGGRQIEDNLLQFDLATSRLGFSSSLLSRQLSCSNFKFNRSTVD; encoded by the coding sequence ATGTCTTCGAACTCTTTCCACCACCTTCTCTTTTGCTCTCTTCTCCTACTAATTATCTCTCCCTCCATATCCCAAACTATATCGTTCCGACCCAAAGCTCTTGTTCTCCAAGTCACCAAAGACTCAGCCACTCACCAATACTACACCCACATCACCCAAAGAACTCCACCAGTTCAGGTCAAAGTAGCCATTGATCTCGGCGGTGAATTCCTTTGGGTGGATTGTGAAAAAGGCTTTAACTCGTCCACCAAAAAGCCCGTCCCATGCCGATCAGCTCAATGCAACCTTGCCAAGTCCAAGGCTTGCTCTACAAACGGTAACCCATCAGAAGATGTATGCGGTGAGTTTCCTCATAACCCTTTTATTAGCACTAGCACCAGTGGCGATCTCTCTCAAGACATCATCTATATCCAATCTACCAACGGATCCCGCCCTGGAAAAGTAGTTTCCGTACCCAAGTTTATCTTCACTTGTGCTCCTACATTCCTCTTAAAAGGCCTCACGAGTGGCGCCGTCGGTGTTGCCGGCCTTGGAAGGAACAAGATCGCTCTTCCTTCTTTGTTCTCCGCTGCTTTCAGTTTTCCAAAGAAGATGGCCGTTTGCTTGTCGTCCACAAACGGAGTCGTTTTCTTTGGCAACGGACCATATGAGTTGTCTTCTGGAATTGACGTTTCCAAGTCTTTAACATATACTCCACTCATCCTCAACCCTGTAAATCTCATTGGTGGTTTCCAAGGCGAGTCATCATCCGAGTACTTCATCGGAGTGAAATCGATCAAGGTTGACGGAAAGCCAGTGTCGGTGAATAGCTCATTGCTATCCTTTGACGTAGATGGCAATGGCGGAACAAAGATCAGCACCGTTGACCCATACACAACATTGGAAACTTCCATATACAATACTGTAGTAAATGCCTTTGTTAATGCGCTTGCTGTCCGTAACGTGCACAAAGTTGCAGCAGTGGCGCCCTTCAGCGCATGTTTTAACGCCAAGGATATCGGCCTCAGCCGAGCTGGGCCCATTGTACCTCCGATTGAGTTTGTGTTGCAGAGTGAGAAAGTTGTGTGGAGAGTTACTGGTGCCAACTCGATGGTTAGGGTCAGCAATGAGGTGTTGTGCCTTGGATTCGTTGACGGTGGTCCACTTCACTTCGTTGACTGGGGTATTAAGTTTACCCCAACTGCTATTGTGATCGGAGGGCGTCAAATTGAGGACAATCTTCTTCAGTTTGATTTGGCTACCTCCAGACTTGGTTTCAGCTCCTCCCTTCTGTCTAGACAGTTATCTTGCTCCAACTTTAAATTCAACAGATCCACCGTTGATTAG